The following are encoded together in the Anaerostipes caccae L1-92 genome:
- a CDS encoding HD domain-containing protein, translated as MFEKAIIFAAKAHSGQKRKGTDIPFMIHPLEVASIVAGITPDEEMMCAAVLHDVIEDCRDVTGEDIRREFGDKVADYVLMESEDKSRSWIERKRHTVDFLKHRAKRPAKVIALGDKLANVRSLARDYKLLGDELWQRFNMKDKNMQGWYYKSMIECFKEFSDYHEYNEYCCLVEQVFKDTIDIDIENEKTGVR; from the coding sequence ATGTTTGAGAAAGCAATTATCTTTGCAGCGAAAGCCCATTCCGGCCAGAAGCGAAAGGGAACCGATATCCCATTTATGATCCATCCCCTGGAAGTCGCCTCGATCGTTGCCGGCATCACGCCGGATGAAGAGATGATGTGCGCTGCGGTCCTCCACGATGTCATCGAAGACTGCAGAGATGTGACCGGCGAGGATATACGGAGGGAATTTGGGGATAAAGTAGCGGATTATGTTCTGATGGAAAGTGAAGATAAGAGCAGATCCTGGATTGAGAGAAAACGTCATACAGTGGATTTTTTAAAACACCGTGCAAAACGTCCTGCCAAAGTCATTGCCCTTGGGGACAAGCTAGCCAACGTCCGTTCTCTGGCCAGGGACTACAAACTCCTTGGAGACGAGCTGTGGCAGCGTTTTAATATGAAAGATAAGAATATGCAGGGCTGGTATTACAAAAGCATGATCGAGTGTTTTAAAGAGTTTTCTGATTACCATGAATACAACGAGTACTGCTGTCTGGTTGAACAGGTGTTTAAAGACACCATTGATATTGATATAGAGAATGAAAAAACAGGCGTGAGATAA
- a CDS encoding glycoside hydrolase family 10 protein, protein MKESRVKILRLTAWLVASAMFVSLSSEAVVRAAQRRNQIAKVQPKTAVTETEQKAKTTKASEEYKAFWFSFYDYDEYRDAYKKNNASNFKKYFTKVVNKGKSLGMNRVIVQVRPFGDAIYKSKYFPWSKYISGKQGRSPGYDPLKIMVSVAHSKGMAIEAWVNPYRVTKGSTSYKKLSKNNPARKWNAKKSTRRNVLSYGGSLYYNPSKKAVQNLIVNGAKEIVQKYDVDGIHMDDYFYPSFSKKNVKKAFDAKEYNKSSYKKKKKSIYTYRRAQVNNLVKRMKKTIKSVDPNVTFGISPAGNIDNLTSKYSYYVDIHKWLNSTAYVDYICPQIYWGFKHPTAAFDKVTRRWVKAARKKKVKLYIGIGVYRAGHNAGQNRAERKEWKSDTKVLKKQVQYGRKYKVDGFAFFDYQDLKSKTSRKAVNQLKTVLK, encoded by the coding sequence ATGAAAGAATCAAGGGTGAAGATCCTGCGTCTGACAGCGTGGCTGGTTGCCAGTGCCATGTTTGTCAGTTTAAGCAGTGAGGCAGTGGTGCGGGCTGCCCAGAGAAGAAATCAGATCGCAAAGGTACAGCCAAAGACCGCTGTGACAGAGACAGAACAGAAGGCAAAGACAACAAAAGCATCAGAAGAATATAAGGCTTTTTGGTTTTCATTCTATGATTATGATGAATATCGTGACGCCTATAAAAAGAATAACGCATCCAATTTTAAAAAGTATTTTACAAAAGTTGTAAACAAGGGAAAGAGCCTTGGCATGAACCGTGTAATCGTGCAGGTAAGGCCGTTCGGTGATGCTATTTATAAGTCCAAGTACTTTCCCTGGTCCAAATATATCTCAGGGAAACAGGGCAGAAGCCCGGGATATGATCCGCTGAAGATCATGGTATCTGTGGCACATTCCAAAGGAATGGCGATTGAGGCATGGGTGAATCCTTACAGGGTGACCAAGGGCAGCACCAGCTATAAAAAGCTGTCAAAGAACAACCCGGCCAGAAAGTGGAATGCAAAGAAATCTACAAGGAGGAATGTACTTTCCTACGGGGGAAGTCTTTATTACAACCCATCCAAAAAGGCCGTACAAAACCTGATCGTGAACGGGGCAAAGGAGATTGTCCAGAAGTACGATGTGGATGGAATCCATATGGATGACTATTTCTATCCGAGTTTTTCAAAGAAGAATGTCAAGAAAGCATTCGATGCCAAAGAATACAACAAATCTTCCTACAAAAAGAAGAAAAAAAGCATTTATACATACCGAAGGGCTCAGGTAAATAACCTGGTCAAGAGGATGAAAAAGACGATCAAAAGTGTGGACCCGAACGTGACCTTCGGCATCAGTCCGGCAGGAAACATTGACAATCTGACCAGCAAGTATTCTTACTATGTAGATATTCATAAATGGCTGAACTCCACGGCTTATGTGGATTATATCTGTCCTCAGATCTACTGGGGATTCAAACATCCGACGGCTGCATTTGACAAAGTGACGAGACGATGGGTGAAGGCTGCAAGGAAGAAAAAAGTGAAGCTCTATATTGGGATCGGAGTCTACCGGGCAGGACACAATGCTGGACAGAACCGGGCAGAGAGAAAAGAATGGAAGAGTGACACGAAGGTGCTGAAAAAACAGGTACA
- the phnX gene encoding phosphonoacetaldehyde hydrolase, producing MSRCIEAVIFDWAGTTVDYGCFAPVQAFVEVFKHFGIEPTMDEVREPMGMLKIDHIRTMLSMPRIHDLWVKEHGTEPSEDHVLQMYDLFESKLMSILDQFTTLKPYVPETVEFLREKNIKIGSTTGYTDAMMEVVTKGAKEQGYEPDAWFSPDSTEGIGRPYPYMIFKNLEALKVSTVKNVVKIGDTVSDIKEARHAGVISVGVVEGSSEMGLTKEEYENMTDSQKETVCRKVKETFKNAGAHYVIQNLSGLEELLKKLTQ from the coding sequence ATGAGCAGATGTATAGAAGCAGTTATCTTTGACTGGGCAGGAACTACGGTAGATTACGGATGTTTTGCACCGGTGCAGGCTTTCGTGGAAGTATTTAAACATTTTGGAATCGAGCCGACCATGGATGAGGTGAGAGAACCTATGGGAATGCTGAAGATCGATCACATCAGGACGATGCTTTCCATGCCGCGGATTCATGACTTGTGGGTGAAGGAACATGGAACGGAACCTTCCGAGGATCACGTGCTTCAGATGTATGATTTATTTGAATCCAAACTCATGAGTATTTTAGACCAGTTTACAACACTCAAGCCGTATGTGCCGGAAACGGTGGAGTTTCTCAGGGAGAAGAACATTAAGATCGGCTCCACGACCGGCTATACGGATGCTATGATGGAAGTCGTGACGAAAGGTGCAAAGGAACAGGGATATGAGCCTGACGCATGGTTTTCACCGGATTCCACAGAAGGAATCGGGCGGCCTTATCCATATATGATATTTAAAAATCTGGAAGCTTTGAAGGTTTCCACGGTAAAAAATGTGGTGAAGATCGGAGATACGGTTTCTGACATCAAAGAGGCACGGCATGCGGGTGTCATTTCTGTGGGTGTGGTGGAAGGAAGCTCAGAGATGGGACTGACCAAAGAGGAATACGAAAATATGACAGATTCACAGAAGGAAACTGTGTGCAGAAAAGTAAAGGAAACCTTTAAAAATGCCGGTGCCCATTATGTAATACAAAATTTGTCCGGATTAGAGGAGCTGCTGAAAAAACTGACTCAATAA
- the aroA gene encoding 3-phosphoshikimate 1-carboxyvinyltransferase, which translates to MKLKKVEGLKGTISIPGDKSISHRAVMFGSLAKGTTHITNFLSGADCLATIDCFRAMGVRIEQEGTVVTVHGNGLRGLKKPEKQLDVGNSGTTTRLISGILSGQDFEVTLSGDASLNKRPMGRIMKPLSMMGAEIESVNGDGCAPLKITGKPLKAVRYESPVASAQVKSAVLLAGLYADGRTSVTEPALSRNHTELMLKSFGVQVLSEGTTASVMPPKEMTATDIAVPGDISSAAFFIAAGLVTPDSCITLKQVGINPTRNGIIKVCEAMGADLTMSNVKDDNGEPTADITVKTSRLKGTEIGGELIPTLIDEIPVIALMAAFAEGETVIKNAAELKVKESNRIDLTVDNLVKMGADAEATDDGMIIRGGNPLRGATIHCKYDHRIAMTFSVAGINAQGTTVIEDAECVDVSYPNFYEQLQMLAGQ; encoded by the coding sequence ATGAAACTTAAGAAAGTAGAAGGACTAAAAGGCACGATATCCATACCGGGAGATAAATCCATCAGCCACAGGGCAGTCATGTTCGGGTCTCTGGCAAAGGGAACGACACATATCACAAACTTTTTATCCGGTGCGGACTGCCTGGCTACCATAGACTGTTTCCGGGCAATGGGAGTCAGGATAGAACAGGAAGGCACAGTGGTTACGGTACACGGCAACGGCCTCCGTGGACTTAAAAAACCTGAGAAACAGCTGGATGTGGGAAACAGCGGGACGACCACCCGGCTGATCTCCGGGATTCTGAGCGGACAGGATTTTGAAGTCACACTTTCAGGCGATGCATCTTTAAACAAACGCCCCATGGGGCGCATCATGAAGCCGCTCTCCATGATGGGAGCGGAGATTGAGAGTGTCAATGGAGACGGATGTGCTCCGCTTAAAATAACCGGAAAACCATTGAAGGCAGTCCGCTATGAATCGCCGGTGGCCTCCGCACAGGTAAAATCCGCAGTTCTTCTTGCGGGACTCTATGCGGACGGCAGAACGAGTGTCACAGAGCCTGCGCTGTCCAGGAACCATACGGAACTGATGCTTAAGTCTTTCGGAGTTCAGGTATTGTCGGAGGGTACAACGGCATCCGTGATGCCGCCAAAAGAGATGACGGCCACGGACATTGCAGTGCCGGGGGATATTTCATCTGCAGCGTTTTTCATTGCCGCGGGACTTGTGACTCCGGATTCCTGTATTACCTTGAAACAGGTCGGCATTAACCCGACCAGGAACGGCATCATCAAAGTCTGTGAAGCTATGGGGGCAGATCTTACGATGTCCAATGTAAAAGACGATAACGGAGAACCGACGGCAGATATTACAGTAAAAACAAGCAGGCTGAAAGGCACGGAGATCGGCGGAGAGCTGATTCCCACACTGATTGATGAGATCCCTGTCATTGCGCTGATGGCGGCATTTGCAGAGGGCGAGACCGTGATTAAAAATGCGGCAGAACTAAAAGTGAAGGAATCCAATAGAATTGATCTGACTGTAGACAATCTGGTAAAAATGGGAGCAGACGCCGAGGCAACCGACGACGGAATGATCATCCGCGGCGGAAATCCGCTGAGAGGAGCGACTATTCACTGCAAGTATGACCACCGGATTGCCATGACATTTTCTGTCGCAGGGATCAATGCACAGGGAACAACGGTCATTGAGGATGCAGAGTGTGTGGACGTGTCATATCCAAACTTCTACGAGCAGTTACAGATGCTCGCCGGACAATAG
- a CDS encoding ZIP family metal transporter — MEALKWAAGGTGFTFLMTALGAATVFFLKKDVQENMQRVFLGFAAGVMIAASVWSLLIPAIEEAEANGQIGWIPAAGGFILGGVFLLLMDRLMPHLHLGEKHPEGLSSSFKRTTLLVLAVTLHNIPEGMAVGVAFAVASGHGGVGFSGAVALAIGIGIQNFPEGAAISLPLRREGLSKGKAFVFGALSGAVEFVFGVLAVLAAEGLGTYMPWLLSFAAGAMIYVVVEELIPEAHLGEHSHTGTLGVMVGFLIMMVLDVALG; from the coding sequence ATGGAAGCTTTAAAGTGGGCGGCCGGAGGTACGGGATTTACATTTTTGATGACAGCTCTCGGCGCAGCCACTGTTTTTTTCTTAAAGAAAGACGTGCAGGAAAATATGCAGAGGGTCTTTTTGGGATTTGCCGCAGGTGTCATGATCGCAGCGTCTGTATGGTCCCTTCTCATCCCTGCTATCGAAGAGGCAGAAGCCAATGGGCAGATCGGCTGGATACCGGCTGCCGGAGGCTTTATCCTCGGAGGAGTCTTCCTTCTTTTGATGGACCGGCTGATGCCGCATCTGCATCTGGGGGAGAAACATCCGGAGGGACTTTCTTCCTCGTTTAAAAGGACGACTCTGCTCGTCCTCGCCGTTACCTTACACAACATTCCGGAGGGAATGGCCGTGGGTGTAGCTTTCGCCGTGGCGAGCGGGCACGGAGGCGTGGGATTCAGCGGTGCTGTCGCCCTGGCCATCGGGATCGGGATTCAGAATTTTCCGGAAGGGGCGGCAATTTCTCTTCCGCTGAGGAGAGAAGGCTTATCCAAAGGAAAGGCATTTGTGTTCGGGGCACTGTCCGGCGCGGTGGAATTTGTGTTCGGTGTGCTGGCCGTGCTGGCGGCAGAAGGACTTGGAACTTATATGCCGTGGCTTTTGTCTTTTGCCGCAGGAGCTATGATTTATGTAGTAGTGGAAGAACTCATCCCTGAGGCACATCTTGGGGAACACTCTCACACCGGAACCCTGGGTGTCATGGTTGGATTCCTGATCATGATGGTACTGGATGTAGCCTTGGGATAG
- a CDS encoding prephenate dehydrogenase has protein sequence MSTETNFTIGFIGLGLIGGSIAKNVRRVFPNYTVIGYDTDKEALKKAVEEGVLDRPAAELNSGFSECSYIFLCAPVQHNLQFLEQLKPYLKEGCIVTDVGSVKGGIHKKVKDLDMETCFIGGHPMVGSEKAGFSYSSDRLIENAYYFITPTEKVNTEKVKEFTSFIEELGALTILLDAKRHDAFTAAISHVPHIMAAELVHTVRNMDTEDGILKQLAAGGFKDITRIASSSPVVWEQISLSNKENIKELLVQIKDSISEMIHALDRDDHSYLNEYFKEAGEYRETVPDSAVGLMEKSYEIFVDIPDEPGTLSTTTTLLALNNISIKNIGIIHNREFEEGVLKIMLYDDVSAKRAREILQDKNYSVYERN, from the coding sequence ATGTCAACAGAGACGAATTTTACAATAGGATTTATTGGGCTTGGACTCATCGGAGGGTCCATTGCCAAAAATGTACGACGAGTATTTCCGAACTATACGGTGATCGGATATGACACAGATAAAGAAGCCCTGAAAAAGGCTGTGGAGGAAGGAGTTCTGGACCGCCCGGCGGCGGAACTTAACAGTGGTTTCTCTGAATGCAGCTATATTTTTCTGTGCGCACCGGTACAGCATAATCTCCAGTTTTTAGAACAGCTGAAGCCATATCTGAAAGAGGGATGCATTGTGACGGATGTGGGAAGCGTAAAAGGCGGGATTCATAAAAAAGTAAAAGATCTGGACATGGAAACCTGCTTTATCGGAGGACATCCCATGGTTGGTTCAGAAAAAGCCGGATTTTCTTACAGCTCTGACCGTTTGATTGAAAATGCCTATTATTTTATTACGCCTACAGAAAAAGTAAATACCGAGAAGGTGAAAGAATTTACATCTTTTATAGAAGAACTGGGTGCATTGACGATCCTGCTGGATGCAAAGCGCCACGACGCTTTTACTGCCGCGATCAGCCATGTTCCGCATATTATGGCGGCAGAACTGGTACATACGGTGAGAAATATGGACACCGAAGACGGCATCTTAAAACAGCTGGCAGCCGGCGGGTTTAAAGATATCACAAGGATTGCATCATCCTCTCCTGTAGTCTGGGAACAGATCAGTCTTTCCAATAAGGAAAATATAAAAGAGCTTCTAGTGCAGATCAAAGACAGTATTTCCGAAATGATCCATGCGCTGGACAGAGACGACCACAGTTATCTGAACGAGTATTTTAAAGAGGCAGGAGAGTACCGGGAGACCGTTCCGGACAGTGCTGTGGGACTGATGGAAAAATCTTATGAGATATTTGTAGATATTCCGGATGAGCCGGGAACCTTGTCTACGACTACGACTTTGCTGGCGCTTAATAATATCAGTATTAAAAATATCGGAATCATCCATAACCGGGAGTTTGAAGAGGGTGTCTTAAAGATTATGCTCTACGATGATGTCTCTGCCAAACGCGCCAGAGAGATACTGCAGGATAAAAATTACAGTGTATATGAAAGGAACTAG